Proteins from a genomic interval of Pseudomonas asplenii:
- a CDS encoding bpX6 domain-containing protein: protein MTDAHAISIRRPGLSGWRQVEALWFPRERFDEASSQLQIIRHWQLGSRAYRFAEGDLLCFRAPQSMPCDRLSPWPLIRQGRALCSAWLEPAEINQLPLADLWLIRDARVQALNLADAQALQPGQWFDLGDYGLLETYDCTEVLPEPVLEVWEPQDIRQVLGDVVGAPSAERDSVLKALEAVRTSGNKTSSGTVKDPGATDRSPGPITPGRTWLVPGLVAVVILLIYWQDPYDAASAPGAKPTAVTSASASAGFDPLWFIGSAVVVTAVLWLLRRLMRQRIEAERQALVTRARERQQAPPGQAAATHANSAVSVPEHRTNKPGPLSRWRQWLSRMAMASHLDTLLNRQHAAYMQRMLDMFEQGDIETALRHAIPLGGEPSSEPALGALKARDNLAVGKVGGRVLGVNMADDLQAHLRQLYRRTFEGLDRQGRIEEAVYVLAELLHVRQEALDYLEKHQRYSQAAELALTWDMPPATIVRLLCLADDWPRALQVARRDQAFAAAVLSLQADWPQAAERLRLEWAQMLVGQGDWLAAVEVIWPLPAERERARQWLLAAEAAGGSLAAAALVKRAVLLPDTLAVHEPYLRALRDDPERADERAVLAIELICISPATRTVRLLAAAVVHAVLADQAAGHLGLTARDLSALVKLSGDEWLKLDMPSGAIASTRPSALQPVIPALRWSAPAPGNHALYDAVPLRDGDYLVALGESGAAVVDRLGVIRQRFAVPASHLVIGSNRRIALALAQRDTVWRISKLDLVTGQARDLGVLALAFFARRFDGIAWTIATRTQVRVVDIDKDFATLWHVGDLPGPLMQLEATADHEFWLLGLADGATEQWTYQLPERRLISREPEPRRIHPDTAQRAYHLGEYLEYWFEPLTDERMELVVSGRKALQRFRFPELLEDVQTHLFGNEQWLVAQFMTGAEGNRFHFLERARSQVCASLDWPPEHGLRVCRLGADWVFIDHRGRLFHLNVDNGRALGLSIH from the coding sequence ATGACTGATGCTCATGCGATATCCATCCGACGTCCCGGCCTGAGTGGCTGGCGGCAGGTCGAAGCGTTGTGGTTCCCCCGCGAGCGCTTCGATGAAGCGAGCAGTCAGTTGCAGATCATCCGGCATTGGCAGCTCGGATCGCGGGCCTATCGTTTTGCCGAAGGTGATCTGCTGTGCTTCAGGGCACCGCAGTCGATGCCCTGCGACCGCCTGAGTCCCTGGCCACTGATCCGGCAGGGAAGGGCGTTGTGTTCGGCCTGGCTGGAACCTGCGGAAATCAACCAGTTGCCCCTGGCGGATCTGTGGCTGATCCGCGATGCGCGGGTCCAGGCATTGAACCTGGCGGATGCGCAGGCGTTGCAGCCGGGTCAATGGTTCGATCTGGGTGACTATGGTTTGCTGGAAACCTACGACTGCACTGAAGTGCTGCCTGAACCGGTGCTCGAAGTCTGGGAACCGCAGGACATTCGTCAGGTGCTCGGCGATGTGGTCGGCGCCCCGAGTGCCGAGCGCGATAGCGTGCTCAAGGCCCTGGAGGCAGTGCGCACTTCAGGAAACAAGACATCCTCCGGGACAGTGAAGGACCCGGGGGCGACGGATCGCTCGCCAGGGCCAATAACGCCAGGGCGCACCTGGCTGGTGCCGGGACTGGTCGCCGTGGTGATCCTGCTGATCTACTGGCAGGATCCCTACGATGCGGCCTCGGCGCCTGGGGCCAAACCGACGGCGGTGACGTCGGCAAGTGCTTCTGCAGGCTTCGATCCGCTCTGGTTCATCGGCTCGGCCGTGGTGGTGACCGCAGTGCTCTGGCTGTTGCGCCGGCTCATGCGCCAACGTATCGAGGCCGAGCGGCAGGCGCTGGTCACACGGGCACGTGAGCGCCAACAGGCTCCGCCGGGGCAGGCGGCTGCGACTCATGCCAACAGCGCCGTATCGGTGCCTGAGCACCGGACAAACAAACCCGGCCCCTTGTCGCGTTGGCGCCAATGGCTGAGCCGGATGGCGATGGCTTCGCACCTGGATACGCTGCTCAACCGACAGCATGCTGCCTACATGCAGCGCATGCTCGACATGTTCGAGCAGGGTGATATCGAAACGGCGTTGCGCCATGCCATTCCCCTGGGCGGCGAGCCGTCCAGCGAACCGGCGCTGGGGGCACTCAAGGCCCGCGATAACCTGGCGGTGGGCAAGGTCGGTGGTCGGGTGCTGGGCGTCAACATGGCGGATGATCTCCAGGCTCATCTGCGCCAGCTCTATCGCCGAACCTTCGAGGGCCTCGATCGCCAGGGGCGTATCGAGGAGGCTGTGTACGTGCTGGCCGAACTGCTGCACGTGCGCCAGGAAGCCCTCGACTACCTGGAAAAACACCAGCGCTACTCGCAGGCCGCAGAGCTGGCGCTGACCTGGGATATGCCACCGGCAACGATCGTCCGGCTGTTGTGCCTGGCCGATGATTGGCCGCGGGCGCTGCAGGTGGCCCGTCGCGACCAGGCCTTCGCTGCTGCCGTGCTGAGCTTGCAGGCCGATTGGCCGCAGGCTGCCGAACGGCTGCGTCTGGAATGGGCGCAAATGCTGGTCGGCCAGGGCGACTGGCTGGCGGCGGTGGAAGTGATCTGGCCGTTGCCCGCCGAGCGCGAACGGGCCCGGCAATGGCTGCTCGCCGCCGAAGCGGCCGGTGGCAGCCTGGCCGCCGCCGCGCTGGTCAAGCGGGCCGTGTTGCTGCCCGACACCCTGGCGGTCCATGAGCCTTACCTGCGGGCCTTGCGTGACGATCCCGAACGGGCCGACGAGCGTGCAGTGCTGGCCATCGAGCTGATTTGCATCTCGCCGGCCACGCGCACGGTGCGCCTGCTGGCGGCGGCGGTGGTGCATGCGGTACTGGCCGATCAGGCTGCCGGTCATCTCGGTCTGACGGCCAGGGACTTGTCGGCCCTGGTCAAGCTCAGTGGTGACGAGTGGCTCAAGCTCGACATGCCCTCAGGCGCGATTGCGAGCACGCGACCGAGCGCGTTGCAGCCGGTGATTCCGGCACTGCGCTGGTCGGCACCGGCGCCGGGCAACCATGCGCTGTATGACGCTGTACCGTTGCGCGATGGCGACTACCTGGTGGCACTGGGCGAGTCGGGCGCGGCGGTGGTCGATCGGCTGGGTGTCATCCGTCAGCGTTTTGCCGTACCGGCCAGTCATCTGGTGATCGGCAGCAACCGCCGTATCGCCCTGGCCCTGGCGCAACGCGATACGGTCTGGCGGATCAGCAAGCTGGACCTGGTCACGGGGCAGGCCAGGGATCTGGGCGTGTTGGCCCTGGCGTTCTTTGCCCGGCGCTTTGACGGAATAGCCTGGACCATTGCGACTCGCACGCAGGTGCGGGTCGTGGATATCGACAAAGACTTTGCCACGCTCTGGCATGTTGGAGATCTTCCGGGGCCGTTGATGCAGCTCGAAGCCACGGCGGATCATGAGTTCTGGTTGCTTGGCCTGGCCGACGGTGCGACCGAGCAGTGGACCTACCAACTGCCCGAACGCCGGCTGATCTCCCGGGAGCCGGAGCCTCGGCGTATCCACCCGGACACCGCGCAGCGGGCGTACCACCTGGGCGAATACCTGGAGTACTGGTTCGAACCGTTGACCGATGAGCGGATGGAACTGGTGGTCAGTGGCCGGAAAGCCTTGCAGCGGTTCCGTTTTCCCGAGTTACTTGAGGACGTTCAAACGCATCTTTTCGGCAATGAGCAGTGGCTGGTCGCGCAGTTCATGACGGGCGCCGAGGGCAACCGATTCCACTTCCTGGAGCGGGCCCGGTCGCAGGTATGCGCCAGTCTGGACTGGCCGCCAGAGCACGGCCTGCGTGTCTGTCGGCTCGGTGCGGACTGGGTTTTCATCGATCACCGGGGCCGGCTGTTCCACCTCAATGTCGACAACGGCCGGGCTCTTGGCCTGAGCATTCACTGA
- a CDS encoding SDR family oxidoreductase translates to MEKVIVITGGSRGIGAATALLAAQQGYRICINYLRDEEAAHRVQEQVRALGAQAITVRADVSDEDEVIHLFQRVDAELGPVTALVNNAGTVGHASRVDEMSEFRMLQTLKTNVLGPMLCAKHAVLRMSPRHGGQGGSIVNVSSAAARLGSANEYVDYAASKGALDTFTLGLSKELASEGIRVNAVRPGFIHTEFHALSGDPDRVSKLEPGIPMGRGGRAEEVAEGIIWLLSDKASYTTGTFLDLAGGR, encoded by the coding sequence ATGGAAAAAGTCATCGTCATCACCGGCGGTAGTCGTGGCATCGGCGCGGCGACGGCGTTGTTGGCGGCGCAGCAGGGCTATCGCATCTGTATCAACTACCTGCGCGACGAAGAGGCGGCTCATCGCGTGCAGGAGCAGGTCCGTGCGCTGGGTGCTCAGGCCATCACGGTGCGGGCGGATGTCAGCGACGAGGATGAGGTCATCCACCTGTTTCAGCGGGTGGATGCCGAACTCGGGCCGGTCACTGCGCTGGTGAACAATGCCGGGACTGTCGGGCACGCGTCGCGGGTCGACGAGATGTCCGAATTCCGCATGCTGCAAACCCTGAAGACCAACGTGCTGGGGCCGATGCTCTGTGCCAAGCATGCGGTCCTGCGCATGTCGCCGCGCCATGGCGGGCAGGGCGGCAGTATCGTCAACGTGTCCTCGGCGGCGGCGCGGCTCGGTTCGGCCAACGAGTACGTCGACTATGCGGCGTCCAAGGGCGCGCTCGATACCTTTACCCTGGGCCTGTCCAAGGAGCTGGCAAGTGAGGGGATTCGGGTCAATGCCGTGCGGCCGGGGTTCATCCATACCGAGTTTCATGCATTGAGCGGTGATCCCGATCGGGTCAGCAAGCTGGAACCGGGGATTCCAATGGGGCGCGGTGGACGGGCTGAAGAGGTGGCCGAGGGGATTATCTGGCTGCTCTCGGACAAGGCATCCTACACCACCGGGACGTTCCTCGACCTGGCGGGTGGGCGCTGA